A single Tenacibaculum sp. 190524A02b DNA region contains:
- a CDS encoding GNAT family protein, with product MIELKPFNIDLAAEYARIRNIPEILDNGYDRTPNPFTEKDALELINKEIGKSPSERFFIFWNGKLAGEIGISIKEDVFRLNAEIGYFVGKEFWGQGIASKAVDRMTTYAFNTFNIVRIVAGVFDYNKSSMKVLEKNGFYLESIRKKAAIKKGKIIDDYIWVKLKE from the coding sequence ATGATAGAACTTAAACCTTTTAATATTGATTTGGCTGCTGAATATGCAAGAATAAGGAATATACCTGAAATTCTTGATAATGGATATGACAGAACTCCAAACCCTTTTACCGAGAAGGATGCTTTAGAACTTATAAATAAAGAAATAGGAAAAAGCCCTTCTGAGCGCTTCTTCATATTCTGGAATGGGAAATTAGCTGGAGAAATTGGAATTTCTATTAAAGAGGATGTTTTCAGGTTAAACGCTGAAATAGGGTATTTTGTAGGTAAAGAATTTTGGGGACAAGGAATAGCTTCAAAAGCTGTTGATAGAATGACTACTTATGCCTTCAATACATTTAATATTGTTAGAATAGTTGCAGGAGTTTTTGATTATAATAAATCTTCAATGAAAGTTTTGGAAAAAAATGGTTTTTACCTTGAAAGTATAAGAAAGAAAGCTGCCATTAAAAAAGGAAAGATAATTGATGATTATATTTGGGTAAAACTAAAAGAATAA
- a CDS encoding DUF6261 family protein, with translation MNNSPYLNRYRNGEYLQYMKDILKLLDLQDLETLKLTNPTNTLREAVVAINDVFQQEKGSDITKEIKAFDDRRDKAITGLKTTVNGLSYHFDSVTANAAQAIVKNIELYGSNIARRSYQEETIILSSIVEDLETKAELIAAVTTLELASWVEELKIANEDCANKYIERVGEAAANPSANNPELKFDATLAYRSLLKHIVAHETLTDVVTYTSLLNEIDVLAKQYNQVVDNRTKNNTSDGGEPTPDDDSEE, from the coding sequence ATGAACAATAGTCCATATTTAAACCGTTACCGTAACGGAGAGTACTTACAGTACATGAAAGATATTTTAAAGCTTTTAGATTTACAGGATTTAGAAACTTTAAAACTAACCAATCCTACTAATACATTAAGGGAGGCAGTAGTTGCTATAAACGATGTGTTTCAGCAAGAAAAAGGAAGTGATATTACCAAAGAAATTAAGGCTTTTGATGACCGAAGAGACAAGGCAATTACGGGGTTAAAAACCACCGTTAACGGATTGTCTTATCACTTTGATTCAGTAACAGCAAATGCAGCACAAGCCATTGTGAAAAACATAGAATTGTATGGGAGTAATATTGCCCGTAGAAGTTACCAAGAAGAAACGATTATACTAAGTAGTATTGTAGAAGATTTAGAAACAAAAGCAGAATTAATAGCAGCAGTGACAACTTTAGAATTAGCAAGTTGGGTAGAAGAACTAAAAATAGCTAATGAAGATTGTGCTAATAAGTATATAGAGCGTGTAGGAGAAGCTGCGGCAAATCCATCCGCTAATAATCCTGAATTAAAATTTGATGCTACTCTAGCGTATCGTTCATTATTAAAACATATTGTAGCGCATGAAACGTTGACAGATGTAGTAACTTATACATCTTTATTAAATGAAATTGATGTATTGGCAAAACAATACAATCAGGTAGTAGATAATAGAACTAAGAACAACACTTCTGATGGTGGTGAACCCACACCTGATGACGATTCTGAAGAATAA
- a CDS encoding sirohydrochlorin chelatase, with translation MKEGILLCGHGSRREAAVASFKKLVRILKERYQDAYEVDYGFLEFNHPTYEAAVERMYLNGVRKIYALPVILFAGSHAKNDIPFELNTLQTYHDDLTISMAKHIGVSSFLLDLSVKRIQETEQKLTPIDRKETCLVVVGRGTTDPDANSDVAKLTNMLWEGLGFGFATVGYSGTAYPNIKESLAMVDKLGFKRTIVIPFFFFTGVLLERIYDAVTIMDQNSELEYVYTDPFGADELILKAFDERLEEAKNGVANMNCQLCKYRKQVVGFEEYLGQEQIGHHLNVKGILFEEDEKPGDKKGGIGNTIKKILGI, from the coding sequence ATGAAAGAAGGAATTTTATTATGCGGTCATGGTTCAAGAAGAGAAGCTGCCGTAGCATCGTTTAAAAAATTAGTCCGTATTTTAAAAGAGCGCTATCAAGATGCTTATGAGGTAGATTATGGTTTTTTAGAATTCAATCACCCAACTTATGAAGCAGCCGTGGAACGTATGTATTTAAACGGAGTTCGTAAAATTTACGCGCTTCCTGTTATTTTATTTGCGGGTTCACATGCTAAAAACGACATTCCTTTTGAGTTAAACACCCTACAAACGTATCATGATGATTTAACCATTTCCATGGCTAAACATATTGGGGTAAGTTCTTTTCTTTTAGACTTATCTGTAAAACGCATTCAAGAAACTGAGCAAAAACTAACACCTATTGACCGTAAAGAAACTTGCTTGGTGGTAGTAGGAAGAGGTACTACAGATCCGGATGCCAATAGTGATGTTGCCAAATTAACCAATATGCTATGGGAAGGTTTAGGCTTTGGTTTTGCTACCGTTGGTTATAGCGGAACTGCTTATCCTAACATTAAGGAAAGTTTGGCTATGGTTGATAAGTTGGGCTTTAAAAGAACCATTGTAATTCCGTTTTTCTTTTTTACAGGCGTGCTTTTAGAGCGTATTTACGATGCCGTAACCATCATGGATCAAAATTCTGAACTGGAGTATGTATATACCGATCCTTTTGGGGCAGATGAACTGATTTTAAAAGCTTTTGATGAGCGTTTGGAAGAAGCTAAAAATGGTGTTGCTAATATGAATTGTCAGCTATGCAAATACCGAAAACAAGTGGTTGGTTTTGAAGAGTATTTAGGGCAAGAACAAATAGGGCATCATTTAAACGTAAAAGGAATTTTGTTTGAAGAAGACGAAAAGCCTGGTGATAAAAAAGGGGGTATTGGAAATACGATTAAAAAGATTTTAGGGATATAG
- the cobA gene encoding uroporphyrinogen-III C-methyltransferase, translating to MHKITIIGAGPGDPELLTVKAYKLITEADIILHDNLVSAEVLALNTQGEKLYVGRKFGDQTNQVSRQDRINKLLHQHQQEGKKVVRLKSGDPYIYGRAAEEARYLTQHKVPFEVVPGITAAIAAANIVNIPITERNHSNAMLICTAHTADYSFEQLNGIAHMLKAGNTISIYMGFKSLHRIIPKLLEVCKDENIPVNAISNVSRENQAIITGTLGNIIPKITASTIEMPVVFIIGATPIH from the coding sequence ATGCATAAAATAACCATTATAGGTGCAGGTCCTGGAGATCCTGAGTTACTTACCGTAAAAGCATACAAGCTTATTACTGAAGCGGATATTATTTTGCATGATAATTTAGTTTCTGCCGAAGTTTTAGCCTTAAACACACAAGGAGAAAAGTTATATGTAGGCAGAAAATTTGGAGATCAAACCAATCAAGTTAGTCGGCAAGATCGTATCAATAAATTATTACATCAACACCAACAAGAAGGGAAAAAAGTAGTCCGTTTAAAATCTGGCGACCCCTATATTTATGGGCGTGCTGCTGAAGAAGCTAGGTATTTAACCCAACATAAAGTACCGTTTGAAGTAGTTCCGGGTATTACAGCGGCCATTGCTGCAGCAAACATTGTAAACATTCCCATTACAGAACGTAACCACTCTAACGCCATGCTTATTTGCACGGCACATACTGCCGATTATTCTTTTGAGCAATTAAATGGCATTGCACACATGCTAAAAGCCGGTAATACCATTTCTATTTATATGGGATTTAAAAGCTTACATAGAATTATTCCTAAGTTATTAGAAGTATGTAAAGACGAAAATATTCCGGTGAATGCCATTTCTAATGTATCAAGAGAAAATCAAGCAATTATTACCGGTACATTAGGAAATATCATTCCAAAAATAACAGCAAGTACTATTGAAATGCCTGTAGTATTTATTATTGGCGCAACCCCTATACATTAA
- a CDS encoding SDR family oxidoreductase: MNNKQISILGCGWLGLPLAKHFIAQNYTVKGSTTSQEKKEILKEAGITPYVFTLGKDIDKDIYTEFLADSAVIVINFPPKRIPDITTIYQEQIQHILPFIKPTQKVLFVSSTSVYQNTNDWVTETLENKPEKESGWAVLAVENILKAHLKNNVSILRLAGLIGYDRVPGRFLANKKEVANGKAPINVIHQDDCIGLINAIISQNAWGEIINGCADEHPLRETFYTQAAKKAGLVPPQFKASKAIQFKKIANTKSKDLLNYTYKYPDPLTLVQ; encoded by the coding sequence TTGAACAATAAACAAATAAGTATACTAGGATGCGGATGGCTAGGCTTGCCATTAGCCAAACATTTTATAGCACAAAACTATACCGTAAAAGGATCTACCACTTCTCAAGAAAAAAAAGAAATTTTAAAAGAAGCTGGTATTACCCCATATGTTTTTACCTTAGGAAAGGATATTGATAAAGATATTTATACAGAATTTTTAGCGGATAGCGCTGTTATTGTTATCAACTTTCCGCCTAAAAGAATTCCTGATATTACTACCATATATCAAGAACAAATTCAACATATTTTACCGTTTATAAAACCTACTCAAAAGGTGCTATTTGTTAGTTCTACCTCAGTATATCAAAACACCAATGATTGGGTCACGGAAACTTTAGAAAACAAACCTGAAAAAGAATCAGGATGGGCAGTTTTAGCCGTTGAAAATATTTTAAAAGCACATTTAAAAAACAATGTTTCTATCCTTCGTTTGGCTGGATTGATTGGATACGATAGAGTTCCTGGACGATTTTTAGCCAATAAGAAAGAAGTAGCCAATGGCAAAGCACCTATTAATGTCATTCATCAAGATGATTGTATAGGACTTATCAATGCCATAATTTCTCAAAATGCTTGGGGTGAAATTATTAACGGTTGTGCTGATGAACATCCACTTAGAGAAACATTTTATACACAGGCGGCAAAGAAAGCAGGATTAGTGCCTCCTCAATTTAAAGCCTCAAAAGCTATTCAGTTTAAAAAAATAGCCAATACCAAAAGTAAAGACTTGTTAAATTATACCTACAAGTATCCTGATCCATTAACGCTTGTTCAATAA
- a CDS encoding (2Fe-2S) ferredoxin domain-containing protein, with translation MGKNIAKAATTFLFCDGGSCQKAKSEMAVREARAHLRNEGLWDTTHTIRTRCNGRCEDAPTWIVQPGNCWYKNVTPEKAVEIVNAHIHTVEPIEEYLLYKGGNNYITSDNERTPKPIVFKEKTTPNHASILVARAPASDQNIYPLFKKLFENPNGLKLTFPAKDELIILTKHQVDYTDTFDIAVTGSETNFTLAIGPITKAMENDVSQEIKDRKVGVVEVLWDKHNTNYICEINFKNRKGKHLVSFHIPIHNKDAWNYLLSIYLNMDSNKPKIATLLEQ, from the coding sequence ATGGGAAAAAATATAGCAAAAGCTGCAACTACCTTTTTATTTTGCGATGGTGGTTCTTGCCAAAAAGCAAAAAGTGAAATGGCGGTACGTGAAGCAAGAGCACATTTACGAAACGAAGGACTTTGGGATACTACACACACTATAAGAACCCGATGTAATGGACGATGTGAAGACGCACCAACATGGATTGTACAACCTGGTAATTGTTGGTACAAGAATGTAACACCAGAAAAAGCGGTTGAAATTGTAAACGCACATATCCATACAGTAGAGCCTATAGAAGAATACTTATTGTATAAAGGCGGAAATAATTATATTACGTCTGATAATGAAAGAACGCCCAAACCTATTGTTTTTAAAGAAAAAACAACCCCAAACCACGCTTCAATTTTAGTAGCTAGAGCCCCAGCTTCTGATCAAAATATATATCCATTGTTTAAAAAACTATTTGAAAATCCAAATGGTTTAAAACTTACATTCCCTGCTAAAGACGAACTGATAATACTCACAAAGCATCAAGTAGATTATACAGATACTTTTGATATTGCTGTAACAGGTTCAGAAACCAATTTTACCTTAGCCATTGGCCCAATTACCAAAGCTATGGAAAATGATGTTTCACAAGAAATTAAAGACCGAAAAGTTGGCGTGGTAGAAGTACTTTGGGATAAGCACAATACTAATTATATTTGTGAAATTAATTTTAAAAATAGGAAAGGAAAACACTTAGTGTCTTTTCACATTCCTATACACAATAAGGATGCTTGGAATTACCTGCTAAGTATTTATTTAAACATGGACAGTAATAAACCTAAAATAGCAACGCTTCTTGAACAATAA
- a CDS encoding PepSY domain-containing protein — translation MNLIGYFLAIFFFMIKKIISLHHWLGTFFSALFLIWFLSGFVMMYHTFPFLSKNQQRAMLPSQEIDSVLTPKEVFKNNTTDAIYSLTLNFQLQKPVLHLVTTSGKLVSKYADTGTPITMSKVKALAIAKENVKSNATAQVTTITELDQWIPRTRFLKHMPIYKITFDNSDKTYTYISSVTGEVLATNTISERFWSWLGAIPHWIYFKDIRIHNTLWFQLIVWLSSLGFVMVITGIVTGIVRYQKKPNAKFKRFKNKWYNYHYYFGLFFGTFVCTWIFSGWMSMTPFSWTPSTSLNKNELQQWQQGSFQLSDISSEVWNHFLNQTKHTFIQEGNFTLFNNQVFAVVYNANNSQLYNLTVPKKLPNTEDYATTIQSFNIENPITGTMLLNTYDNYYYSRHNSKELPVIKVNTANKTSYYINPKTTKVLYKCATKNRIQRWIYHGLHSLDFSFLAWNRPLWDIVLFILLIGGTILSFTGTVLGYRFIKRKWKKKKHQKKKKLTTKAL, via the coding sequence ATGAACCTTATAGGATACTTCTTAGCCATCTTCTTTTTTATGATAAAAAAAATAATTTCTTTGCACCATTGGTTAGGTACTTTTTTTAGTGCTCTCTTTCTTATTTGGTTTTTATCTGGTTTTGTTATGATGTATCATACCTTTCCTTTTCTAAGTAAAAATCAACAAAGAGCCATGCTCCCTTCACAAGAAATAGACAGTGTTCTTACTCCTAAAGAGGTATTTAAAAACAATACCACAGATGCTATTTACAGTCTTACATTAAACTTTCAGCTACAAAAACCTGTTTTACATTTAGTAACTACTTCAGGTAAATTGGTTTCTAAATATGCAGATACAGGAACCCCTATAACAATGTCTAAGGTAAAAGCCTTGGCTATAGCCAAAGAAAACGTAAAAAGTAATGCCACAGCACAAGTAACTACTATTACAGAATTAGATCAGTGGATTCCTAGAACGCGTTTTCTAAAACACATGCCTATTTATAAAATTACTTTTGATAACTCAGACAAAACCTATACCTATATATCTTCAGTTACAGGAGAAGTTTTAGCCACCAATACTATTTCTGAAAGGTTTTGGTCTTGGTTAGGCGCTATACCGCATTGGATTTATTTTAAAGACATTCGAATTCATAATACCCTATGGTTTCAATTAATTGTTTGGTTGTCTAGTCTTGGTTTTGTGATGGTTATTACCGGTATTGTTACAGGAATTGTTCGATATCAAAAAAAGCCAAACGCTAAATTCAAACGCTTTAAAAACAAATGGTACAATTACCATTATTACTTCGGATTGTTTTTTGGGACCTTTGTATGTACTTGGATTTTTAGTGGATGGATGAGCATGACACCATTTAGTTGGACACCAAGCACTAGTTTAAATAAAAACGAACTACAGCAATGGCAACAAGGAAGTTTTCAATTATCGGATATTTCCTCAGAAGTATGGAATCATTTTCTAAATCAAACAAAACACACCTTCATACAAGAAGGTAACTTTACCTTATTTAATAATCAGGTATTTGCGGTAGTATATAACGCTAATAATTCTCAATTATATAATTTAACAGTACCTAAAAAGCTTCCTAATACGGAAGATTATGCTACAACCATTCAATCTTTTAACATTGAGAATCCTATTACAGGTACAATGTTATTGAATACATATGACAACTATTATTATAGCAGACACAATAGCAAAGAATTACCTGTTATAAAAGTAAATACCGCTAACAAAACAAGTTATTATATAAATCCTAAAACAACCAAGGTGCTATATAAGTGTGCTACTAAAAATAGAATTCAACGTTGGATATATCATGGTCTGCATAGTTTAGACTTTTCCTTTTTAGCCTGGAACAGACCTCTTTGGGATATTGTACTTTTTATTTTGTTAATAGGTGGTACTATTCTTAGTTTTACAGGAACTGTATTAGGCTATCGATTTATAAAAAGAAAATGGAAAAAGAAAAAACATCAAAAGAAGAAGAAACTAACAACTAAAGCGTTATAA
- a CDS encoding TonB-dependent receptor, whose translation MKKLVLCSVFLLLTVMVNAQSNTMITGIVKDAKTGKIIPDVSIIIPNLSKGTTTDVNGNYAIQLPKNNNTLRFSKIGYETLLKNVSPTKAKQSLIIFLKKQDIALEEVTITSTQNNLKQQVLNVGKLPIKDIDAPITTNSIDAKILQLRNVTDLGDAIKSATGVRPINRYGGFQTFRIRGFNNFVLLIDGVRDERHNISTSAPTTNLANLERIEILKGPASTLYGHSALGGIINMVRKKPTATPEGSFSISYGSYDTYNMTAGFGGAISDKLRYRTDFGITRTNGWRDYGVATNNGAVTFEYTPTDKDTFEFYAQVNNDTYDTDTGIPVDDDGTLVAGMNPETRYNDPQDYLKHKRFDFQLKYTHKFNANFKLTNHLSYSDDDIDYLSTEFLVFNSAKDSLKRDFPFYFNHQTKTLQNQLDISYTTHIGSIQHKILVGNSLSYLDRKTFRGSVQGPGTFTTIAVQNPILNQGHIEAVDKRVDVTDEIVSGFYVQDWLKFSDSFKALIGLRYDIFEGTYYRDAIDPNRNVTANGNRTDIPSNAFTYRAGLVYQPIKNTLSFFGSYSNYFKPSRRIAPDGTIFDPEKGYQIEGGLKFQKNHAFAATLSTYYLLKNNIVERTNVNNFQQIGEADSRGFEIDIESQPVKGLYLKTGYAYVDAKIRSYNETLQTITPGNQLRFAPKNTANFWINYNFQMPKLKGIGIGFGGNYVGSNYTNSSNTFELPAYTTLDGTLYYQAKKVRIGFNLNNITNELYFTDAIYDRQFFVGQGRNYKINITYTF comes from the coding sequence ATGAAAAAATTAGTATTATGCAGTGTGTTTTTGTTATTAACCGTAATGGTTAATGCACAATCTAACACCATGATTACAGGAATCGTTAAAGACGCTAAAACTGGCAAGATAATTCCTGATGTTTCAATTATTATTCCCAACCTATCCAAAGGAACAACCACTGATGTTAATGGGAATTATGCTATTCAACTTCCAAAAAACAATAACACGCTTCGGTTTTCTAAAATTGGTTATGAAACACTTTTAAAAAATGTATCTCCTACAAAAGCAAAACAATCACTTATTATTTTCCTGAAAAAACAAGATATTGCTTTAGAAGAAGTAACTATTACTTCAACTCAAAACAACTTAAAACAACAAGTACTTAATGTAGGTAAACTTCCTATTAAAGACATCGATGCTCCTATTACAACCAATAGTATAGATGCTAAAATATTACAACTTCGTAATGTTACTGATTTAGGTGATGCCATTAAAAGTGCTACTGGAGTACGTCCTATAAACAGGTATGGCGGGTTCCAAACATTTAGAATTCGAGGTTTTAATAACTTTGTATTACTTATAGACGGTGTAAGAGATGAAAGACATAACATTTCTACAAGTGCGCCCACAACAAACTTAGCCAACCTAGAACGAATTGAAATTTTAAAAGGTCCTGCAAGTACTCTATATGGTCATTCAGCATTAGGAGGAATCATTAATATGGTTAGAAAAAAACCTACAGCTACTCCTGAGGGAAGTTTTAGTATTTCTTATGGTAGCTATGATACCTATAACATGACTGCTGGATTTGGCGGTGCTATCTCAGACAAGTTAAGATACAGAACCGATTTTGGTATAACACGTACCAATGGATGGAGAGATTATGGAGTAGCCACCAATAATGGTGCGGTTACTTTTGAATATACACCTACTGATAAAGACACTTTTGAGTTTTACGCGCAAGTAAACAATGACACATATGATACAGATACAGGAATTCCTGTAGATGATGATGGAACTTTAGTAGCGGGTATGAACCCTGAAACAAGGTATAACGATCCTCAAGATTATTTAAAACATAAACGATTTGATTTTCAATTAAAATACACACACAAGTTCAACGCTAATTTTAAATTGACCAATCACCTTTCTTATTCAGATGATGATATTGATTACTTATCTACAGAATTTCTAGTATTTAACAGTGCTAAAGATTCGCTTAAAAGAGACTTTCCTTTCTACTTTAACCACCAAACAAAAACGTTGCAAAATCAATTAGACATTAGTTATACAACCCACATAGGAAGTATACAACATAAAATTCTTGTTGGAAATTCATTGAGTTATTTAGATCGTAAAACTTTTAGAGGAAGTGTGCAAGGACCTGGTACTTTTACCACCATTGCCGTTCAAAATCCTATTTTAAATCAAGGGCATATAGAGGCTGTTGATAAAAGAGTAGATGTAACCGATGAAATAGTTAGCGGGTTTTATGTACAAGATTGGTTAAAGTTTTCAGATAGCTTTAAAGCTTTAATAGGATTACGATACGACATTTTTGAAGGCACCTATTATAGAGACGCTATAGACCCTAACAGAAATGTAACCGCTAATGGTAATAGAACAGACATTCCTTCTAATGCTTTTACTTACAGAGCTGGATTGGTGTATCAACCTATTAAAAATACACTTAGCTTTTTTGGTTCTTATTCTAATTACTTTAAACCTTCTAGAAGAATTGCGCCAGATGGCACTATTTTCGATCCAGAAAAAGGATATCAAATTGAAGGAGGTTTAAAATTTCAAAAAAATCATGCATTTGCCGCTACACTTTCTACTTATTACTTATTAAAAAACAACATTGTAGAAAGAACCAATGTAAATAATTTTCAACAAATAGGAGAAGCTGACTCCAGAGGCTTTGAAATAGACATTGAATCGCAACCAGTAAAAGGCTTGTATTTAAAAACAGGATATGCATATGTTGATGCTAAAATAAGATCATATAATGAAACGCTACAAACTATAACTCCTGGAAATCAATTACGTTTTGCTCCTAAAAACACGGCAAACTTTTGGATTAATTACAATTTTCAAATGCCTAAATTAAAAGGTATAGGTATTGGATTTGGAGGAAACTACGTAGGTAGTAACTACACAAACTCAAGCAATACATTTGAACTACCTGCCTATACTACTTTAGATGGAACCCTATACTACCAAGCAAAAAAAGTAAGGATTGGTTTTAACTTGAACAACATTACTAATGAATTGTATTTTACAGATGCTATTTACGATCGTCAGTTTTTTGTAGGGCAAGGAAGAAATTATAAAATAAACATCACCTATACATTTTAA
- a CDS encoding AAA family ATPase, which translates to MKRYIITGAPSTGKTSLINALQKEGHLTFEEVSRRIILEEQKRKGTKTPWEDVVGFTQLVYQKTIEELNTPIANYAFVDRGLPDNIAYLALKKHPITKELLDFKYTKHYHTTVFVLPIWEEIYVQDAQRLQSFEEATKIHHLLISTYQKLGFTTVLLPKNTIESRVQSIAKIIQ; encoded by the coding sequence ATGAAAAGATACATTATAACAGGAGCTCCAAGTACTGGAAAAACGTCCCTAATCAATGCTTTACAAAAAGAAGGACATCTTACTTTTGAAGAAGTCTCTAGAAGAATCATTCTTGAAGAACAAAAAAGAAAAGGTACTAAAACCCCTTGGGAAGATGTGGTAGGTTTTACCCAATTAGTCTATCAAAAAACAATAGAAGAACTGAATACACCTATAGCAAACTACGCTTTTGTAGATAGAGGCTTGCCAGACAATATAGCGTATTTAGCCTTAAAAAAACATCCTATTACTAAAGAATTGCTTGATTTTAAGTATACCAAACATTACCACACTACTGTATTTGTATTACCCATATGGGAAGAGATTTATGTACAAGATGCACAACGCTTACAATCTTTTGAAGAAGCTACTAAAATACATCACTTATTAATAAGCACTTATCAAAAATTAGGCTTTACAACCGTGCTACTTCCTAAAAACACTATTGAAAGTAGAGTACAAAGCATTGCCAAAATCATTCAATAA
- the cbiB gene encoding adenosylcobinamide-phosphate synthase CbiB, with protein sequence MELVLFLLPLGIAYVLDLAFGDPRWLPHPIRLFGNLIAFGERKLNRGNSLFTKGMVLTLILTISTFLTFYLIQFLLKPYPIIYIIVQSIFLFYAIANKSLIQEGKAVFDELDKGILQGRKRLSWIVGRDTSQLNEQQIKTAVFETLSENLSDGVIAPLFYYAILGIPGAMLYKMVNTLDSMIGYKSERYFYFGKFAAKLDDVLNYIPARITAILMLVVTGKPHKLFTVFKEGKKHASPNAGYPEAALAIILNCRFGGPNYYHGKLVEKPYIGYHNRELKDSEFKTVARINHTTTLLFVISIAILHLLLLT encoded by the coding sequence ATGGAACTAGTACTCTTTTTACTTCCTTTAGGTATTGCTTATGTATTAGATTTAGCATTTGGAGATCCTAGATGGTTACCACATCCTATTCGTTTATTTGGAAATTTAATAGCGTTTGGAGAACGAAAATTAAATAGAGGAAATTCCCTATTTACAAAAGGTATGGTATTAACTTTAATACTTACTATAAGTACATTTCTTACCTTTTATCTTATACAATTCCTACTAAAACCTTACCCTATTATATACATAATAGTTCAAAGTATATTTTTATTCTATGCCATTGCTAATAAAAGTTTGATTCAAGAAGGGAAAGCTGTATTTGACGAACTGGATAAAGGAATCCTGCAAGGAAGGAAACGACTTTCATGGATTGTAGGAAGAGACACTTCTCAACTTAATGAACAACAAATAAAAACGGCTGTTTTTGAAACCCTCTCAGAGAATTTAAGTGATGGCGTTATTGCTCCGTTATTTTATTATGCCATACTAGGCATTCCCGGAGCCATGTTATATAAAATGGTGAATACGTTAGATTCTATGATTGGTTATAAAAGTGAACGTTATTTTTACTTTGGAAAATTTGCAGCCAAATTAGACGATGTATTAAACTACATTCCTGCAAGAATAACAGCCATTTTAATGCTGGTAGTAACAGGTAAACCACATAAATTATTCACTGTTTTTAAAGAGGGAAAAAAGCATGCAAGTCCCAATGCTGGATACCCTGAAGCTGCTTTGGCTATTATTTTAAACTGTAGGTTTGGCGGTCCTAATTACTACCACGGAAAACTCGTAGAAAAGCCATACATTGGTTACCATAATAGGGAATTAAAAGATTCAGAATTTAAAACGGTAGCAAGGATTAATCATACCACTACCCTACTATTTGTAATTAGCATTGCTATATTGCACCTTTTATTACTTACCTAA